Proteins encoded in a region of the Pirellulales bacterium genome:
- a CDS encoding DUF983 domain-containing protein, which yields MTTPPTADPHAKRSYPRTILRALRLRCPICGRGKLFDGWFRMRAGCDFCGYQFQREPGYFLGSIYFNYGLTALIVTASFFIGFFAFDFSPDRMIWALTAFCVLFPLWFFRYARSLWMGFDTFWDPASARDHWLPEGGEASEKTPR from the coding sequence ATGACTACCCCCCCCACCGCCGACCCGCACGCCAAGCGCAGCTACCCGCGTACCATCCTCCGCGCGCTGCGCCTGCGCTGCCCCATCTGCGGCCGTGGCAAGCTGTTCGACGGCTGGTTCCGCATGCGCGCCGGCTGCGACTTTTGCGGCTATCAGTTCCAGCGCGAGCCGGGCTACTTTCTCGGCTCGATCTACTTCAACTACGGGCTGACCGCCTTGATCGTCACGGCCAGCTTTTTCATCGGCTTCTTCGCGTTCGACTTTTCGCCCGACCGCATGATCTGGGCGCTGACGGCGTTTTGCGTGCTCTTCCCGCTCTGGTTCTTTCGCTACGCCCGCAGCCTGTGGATGGGCTTCGACACCTTTTGGGACCCGGCCAGCGCCCGCGACCACTGGCTGCCCGAGGGGGGGGAGGCCAGCGAAAAAACCCCTCGCTGA